TTTTCGACTTGTTGATACTTGCCTTTTCCATATAGGAACTCATCAATTTCCTTGTCGATTTCTAATCCTGCTTTCCCATTTTGTTTCTCTAAAGAATGAATCTTTGCTCTGGTCCATTCATTTGATGCATGAATTTCTTTTTCGTTTTTATAATTTGCCGCTTTTCCATTTGGTAGATAGCGGTCTAATGGCGGAACACGTATAGTACACCACACATTTTTTGCCTCGCCTCTGATATAATCTTGTGTTTGAATCGCTACAACTAAGTTAGGAAGGTTTTGCAAATACTCTGTACGGAATTGCTTTTGCATAATACCCTCTAACGTTTTCGCGGAATTATGACCTTGCCTACATACGAAGTAATTTCCGCCCGCCTCTGTTAACATGTCTGTAAGCTCTCTGTCTAACTGTCCCGAAACTTGCTGTGTAATCACCCATAGTCCGAATCCATGCTTCCGATCCTTTGCAATAATTTTAGGAAGAACGGGTACTGGAACGTCATGCGCTTCATCTATAACTCCTAAATGTAATTTGGAACCATGCGGCCGCTGTTGGGCGATACGGTGATATTGATTACAAATGTAACCGACTGTCAGTAATGTATCTTCTTTTCCCATGCCCGCTAAATCATAAAAGATAAGATGTCCTTCATCCATCCATTTGCGAATCTCTAAGGAAAAGCCCGTTTGCCCATACATACGCTTTAAATACAGCGTATTGCGAAAGATATCTAATCGGTTTAAAATCGCCTGTGTGCTGTCTTCTAATGCGCTTCCTACTTCATATTTCCAAAAGTGCGAGTAATATTTTTGTTCTGGCCCTTGTAAATTGGCGATTACTTTTGCTCGAAACAGTTCATCACTAATGAATAATGGGATGCTTAAAATCGTATGAATTTGACTCTTATCACATAATAACGTCCCAATAGTCGCTCTTAGTAATCGTTCTGTTTGTTGTGCTTGCCCTTGAATCATTAACTTAATCATTTCCATAATGGATTCAACCACTGTTTGGATATCTTCATTTGGAAAACGATGAAATAAATTCAAGGCTGGTGGATGATCTGTATTTCGAAAGCGGATAAAATGAACTTTACTCCAATCAACCTGTTTCCCATCCTTTTCCGCTTTCAATAGTCGATTCATTGCGACATATGCCAAATCTTCTGTCGGATCAAATAGAGATAATCCACCCGCTTCATTCGGATTTTCTAGCCATTTATCAATAACACTTTGCATCAATCTCATAGCAATGGTACTTTTACCAGATCCCACTTTCCCCGTAATGTAGCCATGATTCTTGAAAAAGTCTTCTCGGATTTTTACTAATCGATCCTTGATATAGGGATGCATCACATGGCCAATTGAAATGCCTTCGGCCAATAAATCATTCGGTATCATGTTTTCCCCTTTATCTAGATACAAGATGTTTCGCTCTGTCTTGCTGTTTTTATCACCTGTTACATTCGGTAGATGAAACAAGTTTAATAGCTCTGATCCCGTCCAAATCATTTTTCCATATACGGGATGTGGTACAGCTGGCATACTGCGTCTAAAACGTCTGTATCTAAGCTCATTAACGTCTGCCATAACACTTGCCACCATATGTCCTAAGTTCTTGATAACAGGTACACCAGGATAATAGTCACTTGCAAATGAAACAGATACTTGAAATGCCACTTCATTTTTTGCAAACCGCTTATTTAATGCGCGAATTTCTTCTTTTTCAAAGGCATCTAGCCCATGCTTTTTCTTTTTTCGAATGGCCTTTTCTGCTTTTCGAATCCCTTTTGTCAGCTGATACCCGTTATCTGGTGTAAAAGCAACATCAACCCATGTCTTTTCTTCCATTGCACTTCCTAACATCGGTAATACATCACGTGTATAGCGTGCTAGTGATAACGTGGCATCTAGCCGCTTTCTTTTTAATACCATCCGTCCTCCTACCGCTTTTCTTGTTGGAAATGGCATTTCTTCCTTTGGGACGGTATAAATTTCACTGTGGGTATAGGCGCTTTGTATCGCTTGCACAACCTGTTTGATCTTATCTTCTGGACCACCTACATAAAAGCGAACACGCTCATTTTCTCCCTCTGGACGATACATCGTCATGCGATACCAATCGCGACCTTTTAACAGACGTTCTAAAGGTTTTCGCCCCGAACCATGTACATGCCGAATCATTTGCCCTAGCTTATCTGGTGTGACTTCATCATCGATGTGAGGGATGAATAATACATATCGATACCGCTTCTTTTCTAGATATAAATAGATGCCATGTAAGACAATCCGTATGACAATTCCTAACAGGATCAATAAGGCAATCCCTCGAAACACACCGACTACAGTTGGCACCAGCTTCATCAATTCTGTGAGGATTTTTTCTTTAGTAAACCAGACAAATGCGACAGCTCCTATACCTAAAAGCATTTTCCAGTTCTTTTCTATGAAGTTTTCAATTTCTTTGTCGAGCTTGCTGTGCGCCACTTCTTCACTTCCTTTCTATCCTTGAAATGGCCTTACGCAAGGGCTAATACCTTTTCACAATGCTTTTGTGTTCGTTCTTCTGCGGCTAATTGAATCAAGATTTGAGGTTGCGTGATCCCGTTTTGAGGTTGATTAATTTGATCTAAGAGTGTTTTATAGTTGAAGAGTTCTTGCTTCACTTGTTCGATATCTAATTCACCATCTACCGTTACTTGTTCTTTCCAGAACGTTTCCCAGCATTCTTGACGATTTTGATACGCTTGTTTTCCCATCTTGCTTCCTCCTTTTAAGTGGGGAGGATATTCAGTGAAAGAATGTCCTCCCATAAATATTATGATTTGTGCGCTTTTTTATAGGGGTCTAATGTGACTAAGAGGGAAGAGAAAATCATGCTCTTTCCCATTCTTCCCGTCCATTCTTTTGTACGATTATTTGTTGAAGGTGTATGTGTTGTTTGTGGAACTCTACCAATATAAAAACCGCGTTTACTTCGCATGTGCTTAATTGGTTTCATAAGAAAACCTCCTGTATTGTTTTATCATTCTATATCGTTAAATAGAAATATTGTATAGTTTTAAGCGATGAGTGGGTCTAATTCTAAATACACATCAAATCTGTGCAATAACTCTTCTGGTATCGCTTGAAAACTCACGAAAACTCTTACATTCAGTTCCTCTAGTTCTTCTAAAAGATTGATGAATCCCTCTGGATTATTGGAATACAACCTTAATCCTTCATCTATGATAACGACATCCGATTGTTTGCATGTTTCTATTTCGGTTTGGCTTAGAAAAGAATCTTTTGATGTAAAGGTGATAATGTGAGCACCCATTTTTTCGTATTCTTTATACTCTCCATCCCCATCTAAGACAGTCGCTTGTTGATTATCTGCCATGACAAGGGTAAGAAGTTGCTTCATCAAACCTGTTTTTCCTTTTCCTGTTCCACCTCGTACCAGGATATTTGTATTTTCTTCTCCAAATACAAATTGAGGATTCATTTTGTTTCCTTCATTCTCTATGACAATGGAATTTGACTTACTCATGTCATACCATTTGGGTTTTATAAATGCTGGGATTTGTGCACTTCTTCCAATAAATGTTCCACACATAGCAATCTCACCTTTCCATTCGTATCAGTTTTTTATAAAGCTATTAAATCTAATTCCTCTAAATCTGTAGAAAGAATCTTAATTTTTTGTTGGTGCTCTTGAAACAGAACATGTTGGATATTTTTTCGCAACTGAAACCCATCTTCCACCAATGCAAGTAAATATGATTTCATATATTTCCTATCATTGATTTGATAATGTACATCAAATATGCACATGATCCCGCCCTCCCTTATCAGTTGAGAGTGTTTTACACTTCTTGATTCTTACGTTTTCTAAATGCGTAAACCGCTAGGATGCTACCAAGAACGACAAATGTAACACCAATCCACTTCCAATATGGATTTTCAGCTTTGCCGCCTGTTGTTGGTAAATGACTTTCTACTTTCTTAGGTTGTTCTTTCATCGGTTGTGGTTGTTTTACAATGTGTTGTGGTTTCTCTGGTGTTGGTACAGGTTTTTCAATGACCTGTGGTGTTTGTGGCTTCTCTGGTTGTGGTTTTGGTTGTTCTGGCTGTGGTTGTTCCGGTTGCTCTGGTTGTGGCGTTTCTGGTGTTGGTGGAACTTCTTTTTTCTGATCTGCTACAACATGTTTGATAATCTCACCATCTGTTTTAATTTCAAAAGAGAATGTCTCTTCATTGATTAAATATCCTGCTGGCGCGAATGTTTCTTTATATGTGTATTTACCAGCTGGTAATTTCTCAAACTTTGCAATGCCTTCTTCGTTTGTTTTCCCTTTCACGACTTCCTGGCCTTGCTCGTTATAGATCGTAAACTCTGCACCTGGTAACTTGTTGTTTCCATCGGCTACGTCTACTTTTGTAATTTCAATTGATCCTCTAATCTTCGTATTCTTTGCAACTAGCTCAATTGTTTTCCCATTTTCAGTGATACTAAACGGAATCGGCTCTTTTACTAGCACATAGCCCGCTGGTGATGTTTTTTCGATAAATTGGTACTTTCCAAATGGGATATTATCAATTTTGATCAACCCGTTTTTGTCTGTCTTATGCTCACTGATCTTCTTGCCTTTTTCATCAGCTAGAATAAAAACAGCACCTTCTAATTTCGTTTTTCCATCTTCATCTACTTTTAAGAGCTGTACATTCCCTCTGACTTGCTCGTTTTTCACTTCAAACGTAAGTGTTTGATTATGCTCTTTTACTTCAAATGGATACTTTGTTTGATTTAATAAGTAACCTTCTAATCCTTTCGTTTCCTGGAAGTAATACTTTCCAAACGGAAGAGAATTTACTTTCGCAATCCCTTCTTGATCTGTTGTTACTTTTGTGACTGCCTTTCCTTCTGGCGTAAATACTGTAAATTCAACGCCTGGGAGAATCTTGCCTGTGTCACTTATCTTTTTAATTTCAATATTTCCTTTGATTTGTACATTTTTCATTTCAACAACAGCAATTTCACCTGTTTTCACTTCAAAAGGCTTTGGTGTAGCATCTAGTACATATCCAACAGGTGCTTTTACTTCTTTTACAATGTATGTGCCAAGTTCTAAGTTACCCATTTCAGCGATACCGTTTCTATCAGCTGTAATCGTTCCCATAACTTGTTGATTGCTGTTTGTGATTTCAAATACTGCGCCTGGTAGTGGCTTTTTATTTTCATCCACTTTCATCACTTTTAAGGTGCCATTCGCTTTCCAAAATACTTGTAAGTCTTTGCTTACTTGTTCTGTACTGCGCTCTAATAATACAGTTGCATCTTGAATCGTACTTGTTCCTTTATATACAACTGCATGAACATTTGTTAGATTTGAAACGACTTTTAGAGATAGTTCACTACTCTTAGAGGATTTTGGTACTTGGATACGGAACTTTTCTCCTAGTTGAAACGTTTCTTTCCCTTCACCTTGTTCTGTGACAACACGTGTTCCTTGTGGTGCATTGTTCATTTGTACTTGGAATGTACCATTCTTTGCGTTTGTTTGAACGGTGTATGTTGTTGTTTCAAAATATTCACCGTTCAATTGTGCTTCTTGTTTATCCGTTGGAATGACATTCATCCAGACATCTTGTGTATCCTGGCTTTGATTTGCCGCATGAATGATGTTCTTTGCCGCTTTTTCAACAGCCGCATTTTTAAACTGTAATTCATCAACGGAAATCTGGCCCAGTGCATTCCAAAGAGCTAATTGCGTTGCGTAGTGGGCTTCTTGCCAAGTGGAAACCCCTAAATTTTCTGGTGTTTTCTGTGGGTACCCATTCATTAAGACACGATAAGATACATCATCTGTTTTGCCTGCTTCGGGTAAATCCTCTCCATTTGGGGATTTTAAGCCGTATACCAGACAATACGCGATTTGACCACTAGCGTTCTTTAGTAGCTCTGTGCGAATATCTTTCCCATACTGCGGACTATAGGCCCAATCCATCTGATACCTTTCTCGATTGATTACCTCCGCACTGGCTTGATTCAGTGGAATCAAGAAGCTCATAACGAATAAAAGTACACTCGTAAAGAGTAGTAGTGTTTGATACGATCGTTTCAAAACCATTTTTTACAGCTCCTTTAGGATTATTCAGTTTTCAAAGGACGGAATATTTAGAATTTTAATCTTCTAAATATAGAAAGTTATACTTTAGTGATAATTATTT
The Bacillus toyonensis BCT-7112 DNA segment above includes these coding regions:
- a CDS encoding type IV secretion system DNA-binding domain-containing protein, which codes for MCGTFIGRSAQIPAFIKPKWYDMSKSNSIVIENEGNKMNPQFVFGEENTNILVRGGTGKGKTGLMKQLLTLVMADNQQATVLDGDGEYKEYEKMGAHIITFTSKDSFLSQTEIETCKQSDVVIIDEGLRLYSNNPEGFINLLEELEELNVRVFVSFQAIPEELLHRFDVYLELDPLIA
- a CDS encoding thioester domain-containing protein, translating into MVLKRSYQTLLLFTSVLLFVMSFLIPLNQASAEVINRERYQMDWAYSPQYGKDIRTELLKNASGQIAYCLVYGLKSPNGEDLPEAGKTDDVSYRVLMNGYPQKTPENLGVSTWQEAHYATQLALWNALGQISVDELQFKNAAVEKAAKNIIHAANQSQDTQDVWMNVIPTDKQEAQLNGEYFETTTYTVQTNAKNGTFQVQMNNAPQGTRVVTEQGEGKETFQLGEKFRIQVPKSSKSSELSLKVVSNLTNVHAVVYKGTSTIQDATVLLERSTEQVSKDLQVFWKANGTLKVMKVDENKKPLPGAVFEITNSNQQVMGTITADRNGIAEMGNLELGTYIVKEVKAPVGYVLDATPKPFEVKTGEIAVVEMKNVQIKGNIEIKKISDTGKILPGVEFTVFTPEGKAVTKVTTDQEGIAKVNSLPFGKYYFQETKGLEGYLLNQTKYPFEVKEHNQTLTFEVKNEQVRGNVQLLKVDEDGKTKLEGAVFILADEKGKKISEHKTDKNGLIKIDNIPFGKYQFIEKTSPAGYVLVKEPIPFSITENGKTIELVAKNTKIRGSIEITKVDVADGNNKLPGAEFTIYNEQGQEVVKGKTNEEGIAKFEKLPAGKYTYKETFAPAGYLINEETFSFEIKTDGEIIKHVVADQKKEVPPTPETPQPEQPEQPQPEQPKPQPEKPQTPQVIEKPVPTPEKPQHIVKQPQPMKEQPKKVESHLPTTGGKAENPYWKWIGVTFVVLGSILAVYAFRKRKNQEV